CGGCTAGGCGTTTAAAGCGGCTGAAGAAAGTAGGCACTTCCTTGGCGAGATTGACCAGCACGTCGCAGTGTTCACCGGCGTGCTCACCGCAACCTATTAGCACTGGGTTAAGGTCTGCGGGGTGACTGCTGTGGGGAATGAAGCTCTCGTCGCGATACTGCCAAAGCATGGCGTCTAGGGCTTCAGTGGCGTCGACATCATCACAATGTAAATACACCTGATGGCCCGCGCGCCAGGCTTTCTCGGTGAGGCGGCAAGCGTAATGCATTGCCGCCTCGGCACTCATAAGACTGAGTATATGGAAGTCAATTCGCGTCATGGCCCAGCGCCTATTAACCTGCCTTGCTTGCAAGATACTGGCACAGCAGGCCAACAGGGCGTCCAGTGGCGCCTTTGTTTGCACCGCCTATCCAGGCTGCACCGGCAATATCGAGATGCGCCCAACGGTAATCTTTGGTGAAGCGAGACAAGAAACATGCTGCGGTGACACTGCCGGCTTCAGGCCCGCCAATATTGGCCATATCGGCAAAGTTGCTGTCTAGCTGGCTTTGGTAATCATCCCACAGGGGCATATGCCATGCGCGGTCTTGGGCAAGTCGACCTTGCTCTAGCAATTCTGCGGCAAAGCCGTCGTCATTACTGAACAAGCCGCTAGCGTGTTTGCCTAAAGCCACCACGCAGGCGCCCGTTAGGGTGGCGATATCAATGACTGAGGC
This portion of the Zhongshania sp. R06B22 genome encodes:
- a CDS encoding DNA polymerase III subunit chi; this translates as MTRIDFHILSLMSAEAAMHYACRLTEKAWRAGHQVYLHCDDVDATEALDAMLWQYRDESFIPHSSHPADLNPVLIGCGEHAGEHCDVLVNLAKEVPTFFSRFKRLAEIVSQQDDSLSASRERYSFYKDRGYPLKTHTITG